In Oceanispirochaeta sp., one genomic interval encodes:
- a CDS encoding GGDEF domain-containing protein gives MQRLSRRTQKILYLLPFLPVLSVFADVSTTKKIHQLPSELKFSQDLFLIILMILVVLVSRILIRITERKRLTRLLKNCNETILICDVSGNLKERITGIFWEGSLLDFFEKENHWELVQSLQTVAAMAPDHLMCLNLTSLDLEQERYYQIVLQNMLKYRNIQGISVTITDISEAKCLENRLFRSRETASHEARHDPLTSIPNRLYFNEAIKRRFARLERHKEETISLLMMDLDHFKQVNDSKGHDVGDLVLIHLSKMCSEMIRGADVFARYGGEEFICYLDDLNPKDALEVAERMRLKVEKSEDWPEGVKLTVSIGIVEFKGETLPDDLIKKADIALYKAKATGRNRVCVFDDDCR, from the coding sequence ATGCAAAGGCTCTCCAGGCGCACACAAAAAATATTATATCTGCTCCCTTTCCTTCCAGTCCTGAGTGTGTTTGCAGATGTTTCAACCACGAAGAAGATTCATCAACTTCCCTCAGAATTGAAATTTTCCCAGGATCTATTTCTGATTATATTGATGATTCTTGTGGTCCTGGTTTCCAGAATACTGATCCGTATCACTGAAAGGAAACGCCTTACCCGCCTTTTGAAGAATTGCAATGAAACCATATTAATCTGCGATGTTTCGGGAAACCTGAAAGAGCGTATAACTGGTATTTTCTGGGAGGGCTCTCTTTTAGATTTTTTTGAGAAGGAAAACCACTGGGAGCTTGTCCAGAGTCTTCAGACTGTGGCCGCCATGGCTCCGGATCATCTGATGTGTTTGAATCTGACGTCCCTGGATCTGGAGCAGGAACGATACTATCAGATTGTTCTGCAGAATATGTTGAAGTACAGAAACATCCAGGGCATTTCAGTGACCATAACAGACATTTCTGAAGCAAAATGTCTAGAGAACCGCTTGTTCCGTTCCAGAGAAACAGCCAGCCATGAGGCCCGGCATGACCCTCTCACAAGCATTCCCAACAGACTCTATTTCAATGAAGCCATCAAACGTCGTTTTGCAAGGTTGGAACGCCATAAAGAAGAAACGATTAGCCTTCTGATGATGGATCTGGATCACTTTAAACAAGTCAATGATTCCAAGGGGCATGATGTGGGAGATCTTGTTTTAATCCATTTGAGCAAGATGTGCAGCGAAATGATTCGCGGAGCCGATGTTTTTGCCCGGTACGGAGGTGAAGAATTCATCTGCTATCTTGATGATCTAAATCCAAAAGATGCCCTGGAAGTTGCCGAAAGAATGAGATTGAAGGTTGAAAAATCGGAAGACTGGCCCGAAGGAGTCAAGCTGACGGTCAGCATCGGCATTGTAGAATTCAAGGGAGAAACCCTGCCGGATGATCTCATCAAGAAAGCTGATATAGCCCTTTATAAAGCGAAAGCTACCGGCAGAAACAGGGTCTGTGTTTTTGATGATGACTGCAGATAA
- the prfA gene encoding peptide chain release factor 1, producing the protein MLKKLDGLKGRYNELTKLISDPELVKDQKKYKTVMQDYTHLSEIMEAANSYQELISSLADAREMLSAEKDPEMKEMAKEEIDSLEKDVEEMEQKIRFLMVPKDPLDGKNIIMEIRAGTGGDEAALFAADLYRAYSRYAETKNWKVEIMSSNEIELGGFKEIVCSISGKSVYADLRYESGVHRVQRVPATESGGRIHTSAITVAVLPEAEETDLKIRTEDLKVDVFRSSGPGGQSVNTTDSAIRITHLPTGVVVICQDEKSQIKNKAKALRVLRSRLLEAEEAKKNSERAEARRSQVGSGDRSERIRTYNFPQNRVTDHRINLTLYKLDAVMQGDLSDFFNALKMSAQEEALKTERI; encoded by the coding sequence ATGCTTAAAAAACTCGATGGTCTGAAGGGCCGTTACAATGAACTGACTAAACTGATCTCTGATCCGGAACTGGTGAAAGATCAGAAAAAATATAAAACTGTCATGCAGGATTACACTCATCTGTCGGAGATTATGGAGGCGGCCAACTCCTATCAGGAATTGATCTCCTCACTGGCTGATGCCAGGGAGATGCTGTCTGCCGAAAAAGACCCGGAAATGAAAGAAATGGCTAAGGAAGAAATTGACAGCCTCGAAAAGGATGTTGAGGAGATGGAACAAAAAATCCGATTCCTCATGGTCCCTAAGGACCCTCTTGACGGAAAAAATATTATCATGGAAATCCGGGCCGGAACCGGTGGTGACGAAGCGGCTCTTTTTGCAGCCGATCTATACCGGGCCTATTCCCGCTATGCAGAAACAAAAAACTGGAAAGTTGAAATCATGTCCTCCAATGAAATTGAACTGGGGGGATTCAAGGAAATTGTCTGTTCCATCAGCGGCAAGAGTGTCTATGCCGACCTCCGTTATGAATCGGGAGTTCACCGGGTCCAACGAGTTCCGGCCACTGAGTCAGGCGGCCGTATTCATACTTCGGCCATCACCGTAGCCGTACTGCCCGAAGCCGAAGAGACGGATCTGAAAATCAGGACAGAGGACCTGAAGGTCGATGTGTTCCGCTCTTCAGGTCCCGGGGGACAGAGTGTAAACACAACCGACTCTGCCATCAGGATCACTCACCTTCCCACAGGAGTGGTAGTCATCTGTCAGGATGAGAAATCCCAGATTAAAAATAAGGCCAAGGCCCTGAGAGTCCTGAGGTCCCGGCTTCTTGAAGCGGAAGAGGCAAAAAAGAATTCAGAAAGAGCCGAAGCCAGACGAAGCCAGGTCGGCTCGGGAGACCGGTCCGAGCGCATTAGAACATATAACTTTCCTCAAAACCGTGTCACCGATCATAGAATCAATCTGACACTGTACAAGCTGGATGCGGTCATGCAGGGAGATCTTTCTGATTTTTTTAACGCCTTGAAGATGAGTGCACAGGAAGAGGCATTAAAAACCGAGAGAATATGA
- the prmC gene encoding peptide chain release factor N(5)-glutamine methyltransferase, with protein sequence MIDLQERIIREVLREGSQKLKDSETPWLDATVLLASLLKCSREKLLASYPERLEEELFHSFMDLIEKRRSGHPVAYLTGSKEFFGRSFFVEQGILCPRPDTEVLIEAALDQIERRGYRRIHDLCAGSGCIALTLALENSELRVSASDISSTSESVFEKNRNNLCAGNVKFRLASLLKGLEGPLDLIVSNPPYLTTVETEDRMDQNWREPALALDGGEDGLDLIREIIRDAPLLLNKKGMLMMEADPRQMDEMERLMGAAGFDKIKRVQDLASHERVIQGEIP encoded by the coding sequence ATGATAGACCTTCAGGAAAGAATCATCCGTGAAGTTCTGAGAGAAGGGTCTCAGAAATTAAAAGATTCGGAAACACCCTGGCTCGATGCGACAGTGCTTCTGGCCAGTCTGCTGAAATGCAGCCGTGAAAAATTACTGGCCTCTTATCCTGAGAGACTGGAGGAAGAACTCTTCCACTCTTTTATGGACCTCATTGAAAAGAGACGATCAGGGCATCCTGTAGCCTATCTGACAGGGAGCAAAGAGTTTTTCGGGCGGTCCTTTTTTGTGGAACAGGGAATTCTCTGTCCCCGGCCCGACACTGAAGTACTCATTGAAGCCGCTTTGGATCAGATTGAAAGGCGGGGGTATCGCCGAATTCATGACCTTTGCGCGGGGAGCGGCTGCATTGCCCTGACCCTGGCTCTGGAGAACAGTGAGCTGCGGGTCAGCGCTTCTGACATTTCATCGACTTCCGAGTCTGTTTTTGAAAAAAACAGAAATAACCTGTGTGCCGGGAATGTCAAGTTCAGACTTGCTTCCCTGCTCAAAGGCCTGGAAGGTCCCCTGGATCTGATCGTCAGCAACCCCCCTTATCTAACAACAGTGGAAACTGAGGACAGAATGGATCAGAATTGGAGGGAGCCGGCACTGGCACTGGACGGCGGAGAAGATGGGCTTGATCTGATCAGAGAAATTATCCGGGATGCCCCCCTCCTTCTGAACAAAAAGGGAATGCTCATGATGGAAGCCGATCCACGCCAGATGGATGAAATGGAGCGATTAATGGGAGCAGCAGGGTTTGATAAAATTAAGAGGGTCCAGGATCTGGCCTCTCATGAAAGAGTCATTCAGGGAGAGATTCCATGA